A window of Plasmodium malariae genome assembly, chromosome: 12 genomic DNA:
TGTGTGAAGAATATACTTAATGGTTTTCCTTGGATATATTCCAAGGATGTGAAAAATGCagaagaattatttttatatagtcCTTGTttagttaatataaaagatgaGTTCAATGAAAACATAGGAATAGggatatacaataaaaattcaaCTATTGCATCGCGAATATTAACTAGGAacataaatgataatataaatgaagaattttttaattgtagaATAAAGAgagcatataaaaaaagattagaATTATTTCCTAATGATAACTTTTTTAGAGTTGTAAATGCAGAAAGTGATTCGTTACCAGGTATTGTTATTGATAAATTCAATAAGCTTATATGTGTTCAAATAAATGCAAGTGGAATGGATATACTGTCTcatgttatattaaaaagcattgaaaatgttttaacaccagatgtaattattttaaagaatgATAATCAAATAAGAAAACTAGAAAAATTACCtctaaaaaaagaagtatatAAAGGTTTATATACATCACCAATAGAAGTTAGAGAAAATGGGTTAACATTTTTTGTGGATATATTGAGAGGACAAAAGACAGGATGGTATTATGATCAAAGATATAATCGTTCAATGCTTATTTCATAttgtaagaataaaaatgtattagatttattttcatatacaGGCTCCTTTGGTATTACTTTAGCTTATTATGGTGCTAATGAAGTAACCTGTGTTGATTCCTCTTATCTAGCTAttcaaaatggaataaaatcAGCTCAATATAATAACGTgttagataaaataaattttgtgCATTCCTGCgttaaaaaattctttaatGTATGTTTGCATGTTCAGTTAATAACTGCTTTCAGGAAAGGGGAAACTTCGAAAAATGGAAAGAGTTGTCATTTGGTAAGAATAAAtcaagagaaaaaaaataatgaagcaAAGTATTTTCCAAGTGGAAGggaagaacaaaataatgaagCAAAGTATTTTCCAGGTGGAAGggaagaacaaaataatgaagCAAAGTATATTCCAGGTGGAAGGGAAGAACAAAGTAATGAAGCAAAGTATATTCCAGGTGGAAGggaagaacaaaataatgaagCAAAGTATTTTCCAGATGGAAAGGAGGAACAAGTTAATTCAACCAAACATGACATGAACAGTTCAGAAAAAtcgaattatataaataaacaggAATGTGAAAAAGGGGAGCAGAAACTCTTTTCAGATATtgagaatatatttatatatgaaaagagTAATAGTAATACAACCCATATAGAGGATATAGAAAGCTTactaattaaaaacaataattatgattttttcaaaaaaaaatatgatgttatattaatagaCCCACCTGCACTAGCACGTAACAGTTATTTATTACCATCTGCATTAAAAGTTTACGAAAAACTTttgtatatttcatttaaaataatgcaaaaacCTGGATATGTCTTTGTGTCAAGTTGCAATAAATTAGTAGGTTATGAGGAATTAATTCTTTGTATAAGAAGATCATTGAATTGGTCCAATTGCGAGGGTACAATAATAGGTGAAGGAAGAATTAGTTCAGATCATCCTATTCATGTTTCATTGCCAGAGACGAAATATTTAACGTCCGTTCTTTTAATGGTTACATAgctatttattttcatttataacgTGTTCTGCGCTGGTATTTTGGTATGTTAGCATCCCAATATGTTGGCATCTTTGTGCTTGTGTGTTGTTTGTATACCTTGTTTACATACACTGTTTGCAAACTTCTTTGCCTGCTTACGTcgatttttgtttattttattatttgcttatttttgTGTTGTggcatatttattttttttttttcagtgaAAAGATAAGTAAactactaatttttttttaaatatattaataaaataattaatttttgacTAATT
This region includes:
- the PmUG01_12066400 gene encoding S-adenosylmethionine-dependent methyltransferase, putative — encoded protein: MVTLYSFIKDTFFFFLKRNCNYWLLKRNIILCIHSNKYHTHVNYFDRPVKRPTLIVNEKCVKNILNGFPWIYSKDVKNAEELFLYSPCLVNIKDEFNENIGIGIYNKNSTIASRILTRNINDNINEEFFNCRIKRAYKKRLELFPNDNFFRVVNAESDSLPGIVIDKFNKLICVQINASGMDILSHVILKSIENVLTPDVIILKNDNQIRKLEKLPLKKEVYKGLYTSPIEVRENGLTFFVDILRGQKTGWYYDQRYNRSMLISYCKNKNVLDLFSYTGSFGITLAYYGANEVTCVDSSYLAIQNGIKSAQYNNVLDKINFVHSCVKKFFNVCLHVQLITAFRKGETSKNGKSCHLVRINQEKKNNEAKYFPSGREEQNNEAKYFPGGREEQNNEAKYIPGGREEQSNEAKYIPGGREEQNNEAKYFPDGKEEQVNSTKHDMNSSEKSNYINKQECEKGEQKLFSDIENIFIYEKSNSNTTHIEDIESLLIKNNNYDFFKKKYDVILIDPPALARNSYLLPSALKVYEKLLYISFKIMQKPGYVFVSSCNKLVGYEELILCIRRSLNWSNCEGTIIGEGRISSDHPIHVSLPETKYLTSVLLMVT